A genome region from Gossypium hirsutum isolate 1008001.06 chromosome A04, Gossypium_hirsutum_v2.1, whole genome shotgun sequence includes the following:
- the LOC107948950 gene encoding ammonium transporter 2 produces the protein MDANQIAYTVNERAPAVPQWLNKGDNAWQMTASTLVGIQSMPGLVILYASIVKKKWAVNSAFMALYAFAAVLICWVLVCYRMAFGDELLPFWGKGAPALGQKYLVIRARVPESRHRVTTDRYETTVPFFPMASLVYFQFTFAAITLILLAGSVLGRMNIKAWMAFVPLWLIFSYTVGAFSLWGGGFLYHWGVIDYSGGYVIHLSSGIAGLTAAYWVGPRLKSDRERFPPNNVLLMLAGAGLLWMGWSGFNGGAPYAANIDSSIAVLNTNVCAATSLLVWTSLDVVFFGKPSVIGAVQGMMTGLVCITPGAGLVQPWAAIVMGLLSGSIPWVSMMILHKKCSWLQQVDDTLGVFHTHAVAGLLGGLLTGLLAEPDLCRLILPRETRGAVYGGNGGVQFVKQIVAALFVIAWNVASTTIILLVIRLFIPLRMPDNQLEIGDDAVHGEEAYALWGDGEKYDPTKHGWHTSSYSEVTAPSRFVDGARGVTISL, from the exons ATGGATGCCAATCAGATAGCCTACACGGTAAATGAGAGAGCCCCAGCAGTGCCCCAATGGCTAAACAAAGGAGACAATGCATGGCAAATGACAGCTTCCACTCTGGTGGGGATTCAGAGCATGCCTGGACTTGTAATCCTCTATGCTAGCATCGTCAAGAAGAAATGGGCCGTCAACTCTGCCTTCATGGCTCTTTACGCCTTCGCTGCTGTCCTTATTTGCTGGGTCCTTGTATGCTACCGCATGGCCTTCGGTGATGAACTTCTCCCTTTCTGGGGCAAGGGTGCACCCGCTCTAGGCCAAAAGTACCTCGTTATCCGAGCCAGGGTCCCTGAGAGTAGGCACAGGGTCACCACCGACCGCTATGAGACCACGGTGCCCTTTTTTCCCATGGCTTCTCTTGTATATTTCCAATTCACTTTCGCTGCTATTACCCTTATCTTGCTAGCTGGTTCAGTCCTCGGCCGCATGAATATTAAGGCCTGGATGGCTTTTGTGCCTCTATGGCTTATATTTTCATACACTGTTGGAGCTTTTAGTCTCTGGGGTGGAGGCTTTCTTTATCACTGGGGTGTCATCGATTACTCCGGTGGATATGTTATTCACCTCTCTTCTGGGATCGCCGGTCTCACAGCCGCATACTGG GTTGGACCAAGGCTAAAGAGCGACAGAGAGAGGTTTCCCCCAAACAATGTTTTACTGATGCTTGCAGGTGCAGGGTTGCTGTGGATGGGATGGTCAGGGTTCAATGGAGGAGCCCCATATGCTGCAAATATTGACTCTTCGATAGCGGTACTCAACACAAACGTTTGTGCAGCAACCAGTCTCCTTGTGTGGACatctctcgatgttgtgttctttgGGAAGCCTTCCGTTATCGGAGCTGTTCAGGGAATGATGACGGGACTAGTTTGCATCACTCCAGGAGCAG GCTTGGTGCAACCTTGGGCTGCAATAGTAATGGGATTGCTTTCGGGCAGTATACCATGGGTGTCTATGATGATCCTTCACAAAAAATGCAGTTGGCTACAACAG GTAGATGATACTCTTGGTGTGTTTCACACACACGCGGTGGCCGGCCTGTTGGGCGGCCTCCTTACCGGGCTGTTGGCGGAGCCAGATCTCTGCAGACTCATACTCCCAAGAGAAACAAGGGGTGCAGTTTATGGTGGGAATGGAGGGGTTCAATTCGTGAAGCAGATAGTAGCAGCTTTGTTTGTTATTGCTTGGAATGTAGCGTCGACGACAATAATACTTTTAGTAATAAGGTTGTTTATACCATTAAGAATGCCTGATAACCAACTCGAAATCGGAGATGACGCCGTTCATGGAGAAGAAGCATATGCCCTTTGGGGTGATGGAGAAAAATATGACCCAACAAAGCACGGTTGGCATACATCTTCGTACTCAGAGGTGACAGCACCCTCACGTTTCGTTGATGGTGCGAGAGGTGTGACCATTAGTTTGTAG